DNA sequence from the Lycium barbarum isolate Lr01 chromosome 5, ASM1917538v2, whole genome shotgun sequence genome:
ggttgtaagTCGAGCAGGTAATGAGATAGAAAAAATGCGAACTCTCTTTTCTTTTAACAGTAATTCCTTAAATTTGTTCAAGGCAGTAAACATAAACTTTTTTTCCGTTTTCTCATTATTTAATCAATGTCAAGAGTGATATATCTTTGGAAACCAAAAACTTCTTTTCTTTACGTCCCATCAAATTAGCCTTCAGGCGCAATATTCTTCTAATGTGAAGGATTAATCATTTAGTTACAAAGTACATGACACCCTTTTTAATCCCTTGATTTTTTTAATCCCTTGATTAAATAATTAAAGGTCTTATTCAGGAATGTAGCACTAAAAGTATCTTGATCCCCTTTTAACTTGAGGCATGCATCATTTTTTTTCTTATAGAATTTGCATTCCTTATAAGGTAAAACTTATATAACGAGatcaaaggtttttttttttttaactgttcAGTAAATTTATTCCTATAAATCACTAATCTGAATTGTCTGATCAAATGTCATTTTCTCCTCTTCATAAGAGACTATTGTCAATAAAGTTATTTCTTTAAACAAGCTCCCCAACTTTCTATGTTTCAACTTTTTATACCATTTGACGTCATACCCGAACTTCTTTATGTTGTAACCTTTTACCATTGATCGTTATATCCCAGCTTTTTAATGTTCTAATGTTTTCAAACTTAATCTCTTCGATCCTTTTTATTTATCGCTTTAATAAGAAAAACAAACTGGTTCAAGAAGATTTGCATTTTAAAACATAAAGGAGGCATTTGTTTTTTCAATTCCACCTTTACTTGACATATAGTCATTAATTAATCATCTATTAAGGAGGCATAAGATAATAGTCAAATAGTACGTACCTATTTTGATTAATGCTATTAGTTAAATAGTTTTCTTAATAGATGTATCAAACCATTACGCACGGGTAAAAAGGCGCTGAGGGAGATAATTTAAGATTTACTCCATCTCCCACTAATTTTTTGCTAATTTTTTTCATTACACTTCTGTGAATATTTTCCTTCTAACCCCGTTTCTCCGATTTTATCACCGGGCTCAACTTTTAGTATTTTTACATGTTTTAACCAATGTGAATTTGCGTTGCGCTAAGCATGCGCTATACCGCAAGAAGTTGTAGACATCGAAATTTTGTGGGACTCTACCGGTTGAGCCCAATATCTGTTAGGATTTCTTGGAGGCTATTCTATCCTAAACCCTAGCTCAAACCTATACAAAGGTACACATATTACCTAAGAAATGCATCTTGaatatcccataaactcatgggtattcaCAAAGAGATCAAGACACCAAATATTGTCTTTCAAATCCAAATACCGAAATGTTGCCCGACGTTCTTGGAGATTAAATACATCAAGGAGGCCATCCTACGTTCGAGAAATACGCTACTAACGGCCCTCGAATTACGGAGAAAATCtaagagagaagaatcaagggaatAAACAGATTTGTACCCGCTTCATCAATAAAATATATGTTTCTTCATATCTTGTTAGTGGCTGCAATTTATTTTCTGCATATCGaaatttgttgcaaacaaattggcacgcctagtgggatcaaatttgcccttcgtctcttCTCTCGCATATCAGATCGACAAAATATGGAGCCACAAAAACCCAAAGATGGAAACTCCGTTTTTATGGGTACTTCAAGTCTCGTCTTTGAGTTTCGGCAAGTCTACACTCTGACAAACCTTGAAGTAGGGAGCATTTGTAGACATCGAAATTTTGTAGGACTCTACCAGTTGAGCCCAATATTTGTTAGAATTTCTTGGAGACTATTCTACCCTAAACCCTAGCTCAAGCCTATATAAAGGGACAAATATTACCTAAGAAAGGCATCTTGaatatcccataaactcatggATATTCACAAAGAGATCAAGACACCAAATATTGTCTTTCAAATCCAAATACCGAAATGTTGCCCGATGTTAttggagatcaaatacatcaagGAGGCTATCCTACCTTCGAGAAATACGCTACTAACGACCCTCGAATTACGGAGAAAATCTAAGAGAGAAGAATCAAAGGAATAAACAGATTTGTCTCCGCTTCATCAATAAAATATATGTTTCTTCATATCTTGTTTgtggttgcaatttattttccgTATATTGAAATTTGTTGCAAACACTTGCCTTTCGCGAAGTTGGTGCGATAACTCAACCATAATTTTTTCTGTTGACCTCCTTTATATACAATTAAGTGTTAAATTAGGCATTGGACTTAACTcacaccccaaaagctagctcaaaggGATGAGAATTGCCCAAGCCTTATAAGGAACCCAGAGAATTTGTCCTTCACCGATATGGTATATTCTCTTCACCCCCTTCTTGCCCAGGCCTTATAAGCAGCCTTATAGTGGAAACTCTCCCTGCTTTTGTTTTGAGGACATAGGCTTGATCGAATCTCGCTAAATTCATATAGTTTTATTTGTTTTGTGTGTAACTATGATCTAGTTAACCTACGATTTTCCGCCAAAATCTTTTATAAGCACATTCTCTGCTTCAAGCTTCACCCAAGGAACATGTGGATTTCAATATAAGGAGAGTCTTGTTATTGTGCATTCATTAAGAGGTGGACAGGTAAGGAGGGCATTTTTGCCATTAAAAGACGATTGCTTTGACTCTGCGGGGACTACCTGATTGTGGCCGTTTAGTTGCTTGTGAAAACGAaacataagataagaaataataaaagatCGACCTAGAATTAGGATATTGTAATATACATGGAAAAAGCACTAACAATGGCCACATTATGATAGTTATATAGCACCTATTAGCTATAGTGCTTTATAAATGCACCATCTTAACTTGTTCCCCCCTCTCTGACTCCATATATGTATGATTTGAATTTGTATTTGTTGTGATTTCTATATTCTTTAATGTATCCTGTTTGTTGAttaatttgcaatttctataTCCATAAGATTTCGCAGTATCATGATTCATCGCTGCCTATTTGAAAAATAACACTGTGTTGTTGCATCAGATCTTTTAAATTATGAAGCAGCATAGGGAAAAAAGGATAATTTATATGAAATTTAATCATTCAATCCAAAAACTAAATTTCAGGTTGGTGGAGTAACTCAGTATCATTATAAAGACCAAAGAGCCCTTTTCCACATATAATCGATCGATGTGAGAACGAAGTCACACATTCTCGCACATATGACCAGACGCCAGTATTTAAAGTATTTAAAGTATTGAAATAATATTCTAAGTTCGAAAGGACCCTTAAAGTGACAGAATAGGTAGAAATAATACTTGATGTGAGAATGTATTCAAAGTGACTTTTACTTATAATCGAGTCATTCAAAAGATATCGTGGCTATGATAAACCTCATGTAGGCCCACCTTATGTTTGGGCGTAAAACTTGTAAACCTATCAAAATTATTGACTCTACTAACCTCTTTTAGGCgttttatacacatttttaagATAGTTATATCAGAATTTTAATATTGTTTTTATATCACACTCGGTCTGAAATGACAATCCTAGAAGAGCTAATCTCGAAATAAAATAACCAAATGATAAAAGTGTCCTCTAACTCTTCTTCCATACTTTAATGGGTCGTTCGGTACGTAGATAAAATTATTCCCGATAATTCTGGGATTAATTTATCTCATCTAGGAGATCGAATAAAATAATTCAGGATTAATGAGATAAGATGGGATATCCCATCTTTAAGTTTGAgatgcattttatactttatttgaTATAAGGAATAAGTTTACACCTTCTACCAAAGATGGTACAAAATTAATCCACAGTTATTGGTGGGATATTCCAATTAATACCGTATACCAAACGACCCTTTAAGAATTTCAAGTTAAAATTGGACATAAGAATTTATCCAAATTTATCTATTACTCCCTCTGGGTCATATTGTATGGTTTTTTATTTATcttttatgattattttaaaataaataattttttacataATAAAAAagatattaattattttttaaagatttATTCTTGTTTAGATTAGTGAGTTTTTACATCATAATCAAGAAACAATATTAAAATAGGTTATTTAATTAAGGTAGTTTAGTGAAACACCTCTTATTTTCTAGGGCGGCTGAGTGAATTGTTTAAAGAGTGCGCCTAAGTTAAAAACACCACATAATATGGAACATAAGGAAACTATATGTATATTTTTAACTGTACTCGTATATTTCTTTTTTAATCCAACATAACGAATCACACAAATGATTCTATTATTATTTAATTTCCACATTATAATTTCAATAGAAATAAATATCCTCCTTCATATTTATGCAAACTTATAATTAGTCTCCcaatctcaatttatgtgatacttttggCTTCTCGAAATTCAAATTGTATGAACTTTGTTCaccattttaagatgtattttttcaccaaattgatatggaAAAAATCGTAACTTATACTactacttttcatgtagttttcaaatatatgaattaaaatattaagttaatctaatacttcttccgtcccaatttatgtggcaccatttgacttgacacggagtttaagaaagaaaaaaacattttTGAAATCTgttaaaacaagccttagatatttatcTGGCTGTAAATcctctcataaaattaaattatttttaattatagaaagaaattaaaaaaaaatgtgtgacATAAATTTTGACAAAAGGAGAATaatttagttttaaaaattaatcaaattcatcctcaaaaaatgaaaaaaatatttgGAGGCGGAGAGAGTACAAGGGTAAGATCAGACTAATAACCAAATAATTAGATTCGTTTATCTCTAACAAGTATGGGGGACCTCTCTTCCTCTTCTTACCCCcacacttcctttcttccttcAACTTCCCTTCTTTTCCTCTTCTCCTTTAGTTTATTCTCccttctaaaaaaaaaagaaaaagaaaaaaaaagagagcacCCACTTCAAataacaaacaaaaaaacaagGTTTCTTATCCTTCCCACTCCAATTCCAAGCATATAACTTATATTTGAGTATTTCTTACTAATTCACACTACTTTTTTTTTCTACGATTTTTTAGATATATGGATGATGAAATGTATGGTTTCCATTCAACAAGTGATTATGCGGACAAAGCGTTGATGTCACCAGAGAATTTGATGATGCAAGCTGAGTACAACAAtttccacaactacaacaacacttTGACAACTCCTATGTTTGGATCCGATGATATTCAATTATCATCTAATTCTTTCAGTACTACTCctctaaataataataataataataatattcatCAAATTAGAGCTAGCAACTGTGGAGGGGGCAGCAGTAGACACGATGATAACAATAATGAAGATTATGATGAAGATGGTTCAAATATTATCAAGGCTAAAATCGTCTCTCATCCTTATTATCCTAAATTACTCGATGCTTATATTGATTGCCAAAAGGTTAATACTCCTTAACACTACTACTAAGCTTTTGTATACATGATTTAATATAGAGAACATTATATTTACACTGATTTTTAGTGTCTTACATATATATTTCTATGATCTAAATGAAAAATTGTAGTTTTTCTTGAAGTACACATCCACCACTGAGTTTAACCTAAATATATTTTCATCATCATCTCTTAGAGATATGGTTTTCTATACTTATGATTTGCTTTCTTCTTCACCAAAGAGGGTTTATGGCTTTCGAAATCTTTAGCTTTTTTAAGTTGGATGTCGATCTTATCTTCTTTTTTCTCAGTACTTGTGATAATCCTTTTGGTGTGTATTTAGTCTTTAGGTTGTGAATTGATTTCATTATTAAACTGTATTTTATACTGTGagcatatataacttaaattgttacaaaatttttatttttcagGTTGGAGCACCACCGGAGATAGCAAAGCTTCTGGAAGAAATAAGGCAACAAAATGACTTTCGTAAACCAAACGCTACTTCCATATGTATAGGAGCTGATCCTGAACTCGATGAGTTTATGGTTAGTTCGTTTATTTTTCTGTTTGTAGAATATATTGACTGTTATTGACTTTTCTTGCTAGTAATATTTCATGGTTAAGTTCTTGCAATTTCTCGAAACttaaatttaatttatttattttctgtgAACAGTTTGTTTGAAATCATGACCATATGTTGTTTATTTTGTCAAATAGGAAACGTACTGTGATATATTGGTGAAGTATAAGTCCGATCTGTCTAGGCCTTTTGATGAAGCAACAACGTTCCTCGGTAAGATTGAACTGCAACTCAGCAATCTTTGCAAAGGTAAGTCAAATACTATACCTACTCTCTCTTTCTCTTATACATTAACTGTATAAGTATAGTGCAACTGCAACTTATAAACGAAAGTGGTCACGTTAATAAATACACTTTCTTTGGAGTTACAAGTTGTTTTGCGTTAACTTATTTGCACACTTACAGACCGTGAAAATTGAACTTACATTATTGTGCAAAATATTTGTGTTGGGAACACAACTAAATAAATGAAAGTTTGTTCTCTCTAATGGCGCTTTAACGTTTAGATAAGATAGTCACATACTTTAACAATTTGATCACCAGTACCACTAGATTATACACTGAGTATTGCATTGACTATAGTTGTAAATTAAGGAAAAGAACAATATTATTAAAAAATCACTTGGGTAGTTGGGTGGCACAATAATAATATAGCATAgagctccaaaaaaaaaaaaaaagaccaaaaGGTGTCAgaaatgaaaataatggtatGTATGACCGAGAGTTTATTGCCTTGTGTATTCAGGCCGTGGCTAAGTATACGATTTTGGAAACTTTGCTTGTTTTGTTGGAAATAATTCACTGATAGTAGCAAACTTAGTAAAAGACTATGTATTTTCCTCAGGGTTAGATCTTGTTCAGTGCAACTGGGACCTTTCATATCCTAGTTTTACTCGTATTGTTTTGTGGTGCTTCGCTTGTCTCTCTTGCTTTTTGTTTGGTGtcagcgatttttttttttttcgcatttAAAACCACTTTGGCTCAGAGATTCTGATTTTGACGTATCACAATTGAGGTGACACGGCTATAGTAGCTCTTTCAAGAACAGTGACGTATGTCCTCTATATCTACCCTAGCCTTCCTTTTCCTAGATCACTGCTCATGATATACATAGGGAGCACATCTGAAACTGACCATTATATATTTTGTGCATTTATGTGACTTTGGTACTAGTATGATTGGAGTGACTATGGTACTACTTAGTTTCCTGTAAAATCAAGAAAGATTTGCAACTTATGGAACATATCTGGCTATTTCATTTCTGCTGTTTGATCAAATGGCCTTCTACTAGGGTGACAATCATGCAAGTCATGACCATCTTCACTATACATCCACGTTTATTTGTTTTTGGTCTTTTGAGGAGGGATGTACAAGTAAAACACACTAATCACTTAATCACGGTTAAGTGGTCTATGTTTTTACTTAATTTGTAGTTAGGTTCAAATTGATTGGGTTAGTGTAAACATCAAGTATTGATGACTATTTACCCGATCGAGTTATCATGACATGTTTTGAGTATATACTACTTTTTATGGAACATGATTGTAATTCTTGTTCCTACGAACATATGAGAGTGTTAAATTAACCCAAAACTTTAAGAAGACATAATGGTAAAATATTAAAATCTAGGATATAATCAGCAAACATCCTTTTAAGTTGTACGAAAAATAGGGTTTTATAGTTCTTGTACTTGGACTAGTTTCCAACTCGGATATATTCTCATTACAAGATACTTCATCTCGGTCAAGATCACTATTATAGCATTATTTACATTCATCTTCGTGACTATACTCTTATTATGTTGCCCAAGATTCTTCAAAATACAAAAATATCGTTGGGTGCATGTTGGATTTTTCAAAAGTTATGCATTTTCTGAGTATTTAACATAAGTGTGACGACATTTTGATCGGTACAACGGAACAATGCAACTCTTAGTACAATGATGTTGGCCTTTACTTTCTCTAATGTCAACAAAGACCATGTTGAGTACAGTCTACAATAGTTGCATGTATTCTCCGAATGTGCCTTGCATGTGGAACTGCAATTAATTGGTCTCTGCAAAAGGATGTTCCAATTATTCTACTTTGAATCTGATGTTCTGGCCTTCAAAGCCTtaataaattttctttttttaaggaattTCAAGTTCCAATAATATAGTGCTTGCTATGTGTGTTTGGCAGACTCATCGGAAATTGTTTGATTTCTCATTGGTGTGCAGTTAAAGTGTTTATCTTCCTTTAGCGAATGATTTATCACCCTTGTTCTTATCGTAAGAGGTTTAAATATAAGAATCTTAACTGACGTGTCACGTGACAACATTGATCTTTTGTTCAATTTCCTCTCTTTTGATCAATTCTCATGATCTTCTGTCCTGTAGCCTGGCAGCCTTAACTATACATGCCAAGTACAATTGGAACTTCTTGTTTATTATGTTTGCTTTGCAAAAGCCCTTTGTTTTGATCTGGATTAAGGCTTAGATTAATTAATATATTAATTAAATGGGATAAAGTTGTGTTATTTTATGCTTCTCCACGCATTAGAAGCTGTCATTGTCTACTTCTCCAAAGATTGGTTTTGAGGCAAATGGCGTTTGATCTGTAGATTGCAGCAGCCTTATATTAAAAAATGGGGAAAAAGGGTGGTCTTAAGGTGGAAAAAAATTGAAGTTGTCAATAATAATTAATGGGTGTTAAGTAGATAAATTCTTTGTGTTTGACAAAgtataattgtttttttttcaaaGTACAACTTACCTTTTTAGTGATGCTTGACTATACAGAGGGATTAATTTATTAAGCTGGCCTCGTGTGCCTTATTTACTTAACTTACCAGTTCAACTGATAATAAAATTTGGTTTAGTGGAAGTGTTGTATGACTGCGTATGTTCACGTGCTTAGATTGCATTAAACGTGTTTAACTGATAACTGCTGGATGCTGTTTTCCATTTGGCTGCTGCTTTTCTTTTAGTGGAAGTTGATGCATGCTGTTATGATGCTTGAGATGTAAGCTGAATATGTGTGATTTAATTCTATAGTAAAGATGTCAGTAGTAAACTAGTCAAACATATATAATAAATCTTCCCATGGAAAGAACTAATTAATGGTTCGTATATATTCGACCTCAATTTGCTTGTCATCGTGGGGCAGTAACCTTCTTGATGTCACCTTGATAAGTGCGTTTATTTGTGCTGAAACCAATTTTGTTTCTTCATCTACTTTCTTTTTTGGTCTTGATATTTGATAGTATCAAACTTTGATCTTTTTGACTCTAATTGAGGTTTAATCTGGAACAAATTTCAGTTTAGGCAAAGTTTCCTCATTAATGATTTTATCTTTTTAGCAACATGAGATCGAAGGTTAGTCCGTAGAATTAAAATGTCATTATTTCCCCGTTTATTCTCACCTAAACTATCTCCCCTACAATATTGTAATTGTATTTAGGTTTTTCATTGGGAACTGATATTCATTAGTGGCTATGTTCTCACGCTTAATATTTCGGAATACCTTTCCAACGTGTTATAAGTCCAATTAATATTTCGGAAGACCTTTAGAACGTGTTATAAGTCCAATTAGAAATTTGCGCATTCATTCTTTCTATGAACACTTCTTTGTTCCTCGCCCGCTGGTACGGTATTATATTTGTGTTACCTTAGGAGAAATCCATCTTCATTATGATTGGTCCACATCGTAGCATCGCTCCAACTATTTTATCGTATAAAGTTAGTtgttgtttttttaattttttttattacataagggataggggaaggggaaaaaaaaagggggggggggggggggggggggggtttacaACGTGGAGATTCGGACCCTCACGAACAACGTGAAAAGTTTAGATAAACGTGAAAAGTTCAGATAGTCAATCaattgagctactagatccctacgtATCAAGTCAGTTCATTTAGGtattatatatttattttgaaaaagaaaaggaattcaTTTTTGCTTTTGATTACATGAATATAGTCCATGCGTATTTGTTTGTTTTATAACTATAAAAATTAATGTCTTGTTCGCTTAATAAATACTCCCTTCCTTTCAATTTGGGTGAACTTTTTTGGAGTGCGAGAGTCAAACTTTTTAATTTTGATCGTAAATTTTAATATAGATTTtttaagtttgtaaaaataaaatttatatatttagaaactacataaacagtaatataagtcatgataatttatatttcaaataattttaaaaaaatgtaaTGAAAACGTAGTCAAAGAATTACAATAGATTTACATAAATTGAAAGAAAGACAGGGAGGAAGtaaatgtgaaaaaaaaatagagttaTTAAAGGAAAAAGAAATAGAAATGAAGAAGGGAGAAAGGTAAAGGGACACAATGGGGTAGGACCAAGGCCCTTATTAATGGAAGAGAAAGGCAGCCCGTGTATAGCGGGTGGTCAATATATCACTCACATGGACTCCCGTGCATTGCGCTGCCAATCCTaactctttttcttttgttcttttctttctttatcCATGTACTATCATACAGTTGCACACGGACACAATTCTATTTACTCTCTACACATCCATTTAATTAATTTCTTACTTTTATATACTGGTATATACGATCTCTCAACGCACAAATACCCAATAATTTTGCCTCATTAAAATTTAGACGTATCGTTTCATCTCAACATTTTATGCGCTGATATTTAACTGGGACAAGATTTTAAGAAGGAAAAACTATATTTGTAATATATGATTCAAAATAAGTCATAAATAATTGTGCAGTTACAAATTATGTAAATTAgatattttaaagttaaattattattaaataaaaagatgtttTTAGGTGGAGCTAACTAAAAAATAATACTAATGGACTATCACATATATTAGGatgaaaataatgattttttttaaatttaaaatttaaaacctaaTCTCTAACATATACCCTCTCTGTATCAATTCATGTGGTATAGTTTGATTagatataaaatttaaaaaataaaggaaattttttgaaatttgtgTCTTAAATTAATGAATAAATATTTATGtgattgtaaatcatttcattaagcgTAAAATGagaaaattttaaattaaattatttttagatATAAAAATATACCACACATTAAAAAGGAGGAGTATTTATTTCTTACTTAGAACCCACTGAGACTGAAACTGGGGGGCCAGGCCGCTGCTTCTGGCATTTGCATAGTGGTAGTCAAATCTTGGTGGGCCAGTAAGTGGCTTCAGTCCAGTCATGGGTCTTTGTGCTCCCCAATGTCTCTTTCCTCATATAATCAATTAACCCCATGTCATTCACTCTATCTGTATACTTCCTCGTGGCTTTCACAACTCacacttacttttttttttttttttttttttttatggatttTCCATTTTAAGATTTTCATATGGTATATCAGCCCACCAAAATAATAAACGACAAATATATAATTTCATATATTAATGTATAATAATCACATAAAATGTACTCCTATATTTTTTATACTATAGTGTATATTTTTTGAGTAGCAAATGTAATTATTTTTGACCGACCAGTTAAAATGTGTAACTTGTCTGTCATTTTATATAACAGTCCTCTTATCCGTAtagtaaaaaatatttaattttaatatttttattttattttaatgatTATGAAGTTCgcttcactgggttgttgttgttgttgattatgaagtTCACTTTTAAAATAGAATACTTAATTAGATCATATAATATTTTATATCTATTAAACATATATactaaagtttttattttttattttttttatattgagtaaagtgtcatataaaatgaaataatatataACAAGAACATACCCAATGTAGTCTCACAAGTGAGGTCTGAGGAAGATCTACGCAAATCTTactcctacctttgtggggtagagaggttgtttccgatagattACTAACAAATTCATCCTTTATCCTTTATCATTGTCTCTTAGCTTTATAGCTTCGTGATAAGTAGTCTATAGGTTAGATCAGGGTGAATCAAATTGTCTGAACTAGAATCCTGATAAATGATCCAAATTCTTGATGTGTTCCTTTTCTTTTGTAATTTTGTGTGGTAATCTGTAACATTCAAGTCGATCGAATTTCTAATAAGCTTTACAACTTCAAGCTAGCTCTTGTGTGAGAATTAATGTTTTGGTGAATGACTCAGTAAATAGAGCCACTATTGCATTAATTATCTAT
Encoded proteins:
- the LOC132641108 gene encoding homeobox protein knotted-1-like 6 isoform X1, with amino-acid sequence MGDLSSSSYPHTSFLPSTSLLFLFSFSLFSLLKKKEKEKKREHPLQITNKKTRYMDDEMYGFHSTSDYADKALMSPENLMMQAEYNNFHNYNNTLTTPMFGSDDIQLSSNSFSTTPLNNNNNNNIHQIRASNCGGGSSRHDDNNNEDYDEDGSNIIKAKIVSHPYYPKLLDAYIDCQKVGAPPEIAKLLEEIRQQNDFRKPNATSICIGADPELDEFMETYCDILVKYKSDLSRPFDEATTFLGKIELQLSNLCKDDGGVSSDEEFSCGEAEGQDASMRGEDNELKDRLLRKFGSHLSTLKLEFSKKKKKGKLPKEARQMLLAWWNDHYRWPYPTEADKNSLAESTGLDPKQINNWFINQRKRHWKPSENMQLAVMDNISGQFFSDD
- the LOC132641108 gene encoding homeobox protein knotted-1-like 6 isoform X2; translation: MDDEMYGFHSTSDYADKALMSPENLMMQAEYNNFHNYNNTLTTPMFGSDDIQLSSNSFSTTPLNNNNNNNIHQIRASNCGGGSSRHDDNNNEDYDEDGSNIIKAKIVSHPYYPKLLDAYIDCQKVGAPPEIAKLLEEIRQQNDFRKPNATSICIGADPELDEFMETYCDILVKYKSDLSRPFDEATTFLGKIELQLSNLCKDDGGVSSDEEFSCGEAEGQDASMRGEDNELKDRLLRKFGSHLSTLKLEFSKKKKKGKLPKEARQMLLAWWNDHYRWPYPTEADKNSLAESTGLDPKQINNWFINQRKRHWKPSENMQLAVMDNISGQFFSDD